Proteins encoded together in one Streptomyces sp. NBC_01216 window:
- a CDS encoding maltokinase N-terminal cap-like domain-containing protein: MAVIHHTTMNPGKTALLAGWLPTQPWYAGSGSAPELHRVGGFRLDDPQGEVGIEFMVVTDTSGVRPVTYHVPLGYRGAPLDGGGPALVGTSEHGVLGTRWIYDGAHDPVVAAQLLALLQGRAEPQAQGESGVPDHSVTWALGSGPEGGAFAAAEGTPSVVGQTAEATVLGVPGVPGLVVEVTRVLRAGDRTGEAVRGTVTAGWRAPGGGRSRGPFVVLRSTGA; this comes from the coding sequence ATGGCAGTCATTCACCACACCACGATGAATCCCGGCAAGACGGCGCTGCTCGCCGGCTGGCTTCCCACCCAGCCGTGGTACGCCGGTAGCGGGAGCGCCCCGGAATTGCACCGGGTCGGCGGGTTCCGCCTCGACGATCCGCAGGGCGAGGTGGGCATCGAGTTCATGGTCGTCACGGACACGTCCGGCGTCCGTCCCGTCACGTACCACGTGCCGCTCGGATACCGCGGTGCTCCGTTGGACGGAGGCGGGCCCGCGCTCGTCGGTACGTCCGAGCACGGCGTGCTGGGCACACGGTGGATCTACGACGGAGCCCACGATCCGGTGGTCGCGGCGCAGCTGCTGGCGCTGCTCCAGGGACGCGCCGAGCCGCAGGCGCAGGGTGAGTCCGGCGTCCCCGATCACTCGGTGACGTGGGCCTTGGGGTCCGGCCCGGAGGGCGGGGCGTTCGCCGCGGCGGAGGGCACCCCGAGCGTCGTCGGACAGACGGCGGAGGCGACGGTGCTCGGTGTGCCCGGCGTACCAGGGCTCGTCGTCGAGGTGACCCGGGTGCTGCGCGCGGGGGACAGGACCGGCGAGGCCGTCCGTGGGACGGTGACGGCGGGGTGGCGGGCGCCCGGGGGTGGCCGGAGCCGGGGCCCGTTCGTCGTGCTGCGGTCCACTGGGGCCTGA
- a CDS encoding lysophospholipid acyltransferase family protein, which translates to MLSRLADVLVPAFGRLTVTADPGAALAPGSVVVANHSSLADPAIVLAALRRLDVEPVVLATAGLWSVPLLGRALTREGHVPVHRRDRRAADSLTGAARALERGRVVLIYGEGGLPRRRDAAEAAPEAFRSGLARLVERTGAPVVPLGQAGARRITSGSRTKQLAGLFSAPLRRPRLHVHVGAPVDLSEVDCSRRTAHAHHAVTAAWRTAAARLGEKSTGPGPKLPGPSADPTA; encoded by the coding sequence ATGCTGAGCCGCCTCGCCGACGTACTGGTGCCCGCCTTCGGACGTCTGACCGTCACCGCGGACCCCGGCGCCGCGCTCGCCCCCGGCAGCGTCGTCGTCGCGAACCACAGTTCACTGGCCGATCCCGCGATCGTCCTCGCCGCGCTGCGCCGCCTCGACGTCGAGCCCGTCGTGCTGGCCACCGCGGGGTTGTGGAGCGTCCCGCTGCTCGGCCGCGCCCTGACCCGCGAAGGGCACGTTCCCGTACACCGGAGGGACCGCCGGGCAGCCGACTCCCTGACCGGAGCCGCGCGGGCGCTGGAACGCGGACGTGTCGTCCTGATCTACGGCGAGGGCGGCCTCCCGCGGCGCAGGGACGCCGCGGAGGCGGCGCCCGAGGCCTTCCGCAGCGGTCTCGCGCGCCTGGTGGAACGGACGGGCGCGCCGGTCGTGCCGCTCGGGCAGGCCGGCGCCCGTCGCATCACCTCGGGCAGCCGCACGAAGCAGCTCGCCGGCTTGTTCAGCGCCCCGCTGCGCCGGCCCCGGCTGCACGTCCACGTGGGCGCGCCGGTCGACTTGTCCGAGGTCGACTGTTCCCGCCGTACGGCGCACGCCCACCACGCGGTCACGGCGGCGTGGCGCACGGCGGCGGCGCGCCTGGGCGAGAAGTCCACCGGTCCGGGGCCCAAGCTTCCGGGACCGTCCGCCGACCCCACCGCGTGA
- a CDS encoding LysR family substrate-binding domain-containing protein produces the protein MTSSEESPSFRLAYVPGVTPTKWVRIWNERLPEVPLTLVGVPAADASGVLRAREADAGFLRLPVDRTELSAIPLYSETTVVVIPKDHAVTAVEEVSLADLADEIVLHPLDDTLDWERPPGRPALERPATTADAVELVAAGVGVLVAPQSLARLHHRKDLTYRPVLDAPESRVALSWPEDETTDLVEEFIGIVRGRTVNSTRGRKQATTQPSGKGTEAGGVPRKPSAAKSGGKAAGGRAGGGKPASGRGGRGAVGGSGGARGSKRGKPRRRG, from the coding sequence GTGACCAGCTCGGAAGAATCCCCGTCGTTCCGGCTCGCCTACGTACCGGGAGTGACGCCCACGAAGTGGGTGCGGATCTGGAACGAGCGGCTGCCCGAGGTACCTCTGACTCTCGTCGGTGTCCCCGCCGCCGACGCGTCCGGCGTGCTCCGCGCCCGTGAAGCCGACGCCGGCTTCCTGCGCCTGCCCGTCGACCGGACGGAACTCAGCGCCATCCCGCTCTACAGCGAGACAACCGTCGTCGTGATCCCCAAAGACCACGCCGTGACCGCGGTCGAGGAGGTCTCCCTGGCGGACCTCGCCGACGAGATCGTGCTGCACCCCCTCGACGACACCCTGGACTGGGAGCGTCCGCCGGGACGCCCGGCGCTCGAACGCCCCGCCACGACCGCGGACGCCGTCGAGCTGGTGGCCGCGGGGGTCGGCGTGCTCGTGGCGCCCCAGTCGCTCGCCCGCCTCCACCACCGCAAGGACCTGACCTACCGGCCGGTCCTGGACGCTCCGGAGTCCCGGGTCGCCCTGTCGTGGCCGGAGGACGAGACGACCGACCTGGTAGAGGAGTTCATCGGGATCGTCCGCGGCCGTACGGTCAACAGCACGCGGGGCCGGAAGCAGGCCACGACCCAGCCCTCAGGCAAGGGCACCGAGGCGGGAGGTGTCCCGCGCAAGCCATCGGCCGCCAAGTCCGGCGGCAAGGCGGCGGGGGGACGGGCGGGCGGGGGAAAGCCGGCCTCGGGGCGAGGCGGACGCGGGGCCGTGGGAGGTTCCGGCGGAGCCAGGGGAAGCAAGCGGGGCAAGCCACGCCGTCGCGGATGA
- a CDS encoding FAD/NAD(P)-binding protein — protein MVTAHPRSTVAVVGAGAAGALVAVQLCEAAARRRTPLELLLIDPAAEAGRGTAYATEVPEHRLNVPVGGMSCYPDDPGHFRRWLCRHGESTVDAGDFASRHRFGSYLADTLGRAIITAHGTVTVRRLRTKATRCTETADGRLALALADGDTVTADSVVLATGPAAGQAGWAPAGLTRSQRFIGRPWAPGALDPVGDGDDVLLVGTGLTAVDLSLVLDRPGRTVHAVSRTGLLPRPHAVAPLPPVPPPPGLSGLPLNRLRSALRRHFAASLRDHGDWRPALDGLRPHIVRLWQGLGDEERAEFLGRDATRWNVHRHRMAPATAETVARLRSTRRLRVHAGRIAGAEPLDDGGLAVRLADGRELRVAWVVDCTGPGLRAEGDSDPLWSGLLADGLATPGPLGIGVATHAGRLLDARGRDPRPLFTLGSPRRGELWETTAIPEIRAQAKEVAEAVLAPLAPTRRPTRRRPTDQFGLSLSTHASAASSFRSGLARVVTVRAKAAEAFARATELDPGFALGHAALALLGHECGADVDVARELADARRSVRERGDDRERSFVDVVSRRIAAHGAPGGGCAGGGCAGGGAGGDGDLALIDHLDRYPGDAFALSIAVPTIAFSGVGDLDGTLAQRLVEQTAPAYDGHWFHTSLLAFLRQEQGRIDEAGALARVALAAEPASGHAVHALAHVHYESGDHRAGRDWLDGWIGGHGRGAVHRAHFSWHVALHELALDDSAAVRRRWFAQLAPRQVNGVRALVDSGSLLWRARMARNWTGRVPVDAVLDAVARDLVERPATAFTALHGAVALTAAGDLPALRRLRTHAAGADAVQREVVVPLCGALEAVLEERWTTAVRELRAVLPSLRRVGGSAAQREVVEETLLYAMVEAGHSDTARVLLEERLDRRESPLDRRRLLDLGTAAGTRGGPAGPRGADRAELADARG, from the coding sequence GTGGTGACCGCTCATCCGCGATCGACCGTGGCAGTCGTCGGCGCAGGCGCGGCCGGAGCGCTCGTCGCCGTCCAGCTGTGCGAGGCGGCGGCCCGCCGTCGCACCCCCCTGGAACTGCTCCTGATCGACCCCGCCGCGGAGGCGGGCCGCGGCACGGCCTACGCCACCGAGGTACCCGAGCACCGGCTCAACGTCCCCGTAGGCGGCATGAGCTGCTACCCGGACGACCCCGGCCACTTCCGGCGCTGGCTCTGCCGGCACGGTGAATCCACCGTCGACGCAGGCGACTTCGCCTCCCGGCACCGCTTCGGCTCCTACCTCGCCGACACCCTCGGACGCGCCATCATCACGGCCCACGGCACCGTCACCGTGCGCAGGCTCCGCACGAAGGCGACACGGTGCACCGAGACGGCCGACGGACGGCTCGCGCTCGCGCTCGCCGACGGGGACACGGTCACGGCCGACAGCGTGGTCCTGGCGACCGGACCCGCCGCGGGTCAGGCGGGCTGGGCACCGGCCGGGCTGACCCGCTCCCAGCGGTTCATCGGACGTCCCTGGGCACCGGGGGCGCTCGACCCGGTGGGCGATGGCGACGATGTCCTCCTCGTCGGCACCGGGCTCACCGCCGTCGACCTCTCCCTCGTCCTGGACCGACCCGGCCGCACGGTGCACGCGGTCTCGCGCACCGGTCTCCTGCCCCGGCCGCACGCCGTCGCGCCGCTGCCCCCCGTGCCTCCGCCACCGGGGCTGAGCGGCCTTCCGCTCAACCGGCTCCGGTCCGCACTGCGGCGTCACTTCGCCGCTTCCCTGCGCGACCACGGCGACTGGCGGCCCGCCCTCGACGGACTGCGCCCCCACATCGTCCGGCTGTGGCAGGGACTCGGGGACGAGGAGCGGGCCGAGTTCCTCGGACGCGACGCCACCCGCTGGAACGTCCACCGGCACAGGATGGCACCGGCCACCGCGGAGACCGTCGCCCGGCTGCGGTCCACGCGTCGGCTGCGCGTGCACGCCGGCCGGATCGCCGGTGCCGAACCGCTGGACGACGGCGGGCTGGCCGTCCGCCTCGCCGACGGCCGGGAGCTGCGCGTGGCCTGGGTCGTGGACTGCACCGGTCCGGGGCTTCGCGCCGAGGGCGACTCCGACCCCCTGTGGTCCGGACTGCTCGCCGACGGTCTCGCCACACCGGGACCGCTGGGCATCGGAGTCGCCACGCACGCCGGACGGCTACTCGACGCCCGGGGACGCGACCCGCGCCCCCTGTTCACCCTCGGCTCGCCGCGACGTGGCGAACTGTGGGAGACCACCGCCATCCCCGAGATCCGTGCCCAGGCCAAGGAGGTCGCGGAGGCCGTCCTGGCCCCGCTCGCGCCGACGCGGCGGCCCACCCGCCGTCGGCCCACCGACCAGTTCGGACTCTCCCTCTCCACCCACGCCTCTGCGGCCTCCTCCTTCCGCAGTGGCCTCGCCCGCGTCGTCACCGTACGGGCCAAGGCCGCCGAGGCGTTCGCCCGCGCGACCGAACTGGACCCCGGCTTCGCCCTGGGACACGCGGCGCTCGCGCTGCTCGGCCACGAGTGCGGCGCGGACGTCGACGTGGCCCGCGAACTCGCCGATGCCCGGCGCAGTGTGCGGGAACGCGGCGACGACCGGGAACGCTCCTTCGTGGACGTCGTCTCACGCCGGATCGCCGCGCACGGGGCGCCGGGCGGCGGGTGCGCGGGAGGCGGGTGCGCGGGAGGCGGTGCGGGCGGCGACGGCGACCTGGCCCTCATCGACCACCTCGACCGCTACCCCGGCGACGCCTTCGCCCTCAGTATCGCGGTCCCCACCATCGCCTTCTCCGGCGTCGGAGACCTCGACGGCACCCTCGCTCAGCGGCTCGTGGAGCAGACCGCGCCCGCCTACGACGGTCACTGGTTCCACACCTCGCTCCTCGCCTTCCTCCGTCAGGAACAGGGACGGATCGACGAGGCGGGTGCCCTGGCACGGGTCGCGCTCGCCGCCGAGCCCGCCTCCGGCCACGCCGTGCACGCCCTCGCGCACGTCCACTACGAATCGGGCGACCACCGCGCCGGCCGCGACTGGCTGGACGGCTGGATCGGTGGTCACGGGCGCGGCGCCGTGCACCGGGCGCACTTCTCCTGGCACGTGGCGCTGCACGAACTCGCCCTCGACGACTCCGCCGCGGTGCGCCGACGCTGGTTCGCCCAGCTCGCCCCGCGCCAGGTGAACGGCGTGCGCGCGCTGGTCGACTCCGGATCGCTGTTGTGGCGGGCGCGGATGGCCCGGAACTGGACGGGCCGCGTGCCGGTCGACGCGGTACTCGACGCCGTCGCCCGCGACCTGGTCGAACGGCCCGCCACCGCGTTCACGGCACTGCACGGCGCCGTCGCCCTCACCGCGGCCGGCGACCTTCCCGCGCTCCGCCGGCTGCGCACGCACGCGGCAGGCGCCGACGCGGTACAGCGAGAGGTCGTCGTACCTCTGTGCGGTGCGCTGGAGGCGGTCCTCGAGGAGCGGTGGACCACGGCGGTACGGGAGTTGCGGGCCGTGCTGCCCTCGCTGCGGCGGGTCGGCGGGAGCGCGGCGCAGCGCGAGGTGGTCGAGGAGACCCTGCTGTACGCGATGGTGGAGGCGGGCCACAGCGACACCGCACGTGTTCTGCTGGAGGAGCGCCTGGACCGACGGGAGTCGCCGTTGGACCGGCGGCGGCTGCTCGACCTGGGCACGGCGGCCGGTACCCGGGGCGGGCCGGCTGGACCGCGTGGGGCGGACCGCGCGGAACTGGCCGACGCGCGCGGGTGA
- a CDS encoding L-threonylcarbamoyladenylate synthase produces MAKYFDVHPENPQRRVISGVADSIRSGALVAYPTDSCYALGCRLGSRDGIDRIRAIRKLDDRHHFTLVCQNFAQLGQFVHIDNDVFRAVKAATPGSYTFIMPATKEVPRRLLHPKKKTVGVRIPDHAVVQALLAELGEPLLSSTLLLPDEEEPLTQGWEIKERLDHVVDAVLDSGDCGTEPTTVVDFSGGDVEIVRRGAGDTSRFE; encoded by the coding sequence ATGGCGAAATACTTCGACGTGCACCCCGAGAATCCTCAGCGGCGCGTCATCAGCGGCGTGGCCGACAGCATCCGCTCCGGCGCGCTGGTCGCGTACCCCACGGACTCCTGCTACGCGCTGGGATGCCGGCTGGGCAGCCGCGACGGGATCGACCGCATCCGCGCGATCCGCAAGCTCGACGATCGTCACCACTTCACCCTGGTGTGCCAGAACTTCGCGCAACTGGGCCAGTTCGTACACATCGACAACGACGTGTTCCGCGCGGTCAAGGCGGCCACACCCGGCAGTTACACCTTCATCATGCCCGCGACGAAGGAGGTCCCGCGGCGCCTGCTCCACCCGAAGAAGAAGACGGTCGGCGTCCGGATTCCCGATCACGCCGTCGTCCAGGCCCTGCTGGCGGAGCTCGGCGAGCCGCTGCTGTCCAGCACCCTGCTCCTGCCCGACGAGGAGGAGCCGCTGACGCAGGGCTGGGAGATCAAGGAACGGCTCGACCACGTCGTCGACGCCGTCCTGGACTCGGGCGACTGCGGTACCGAGCCGACCACGGTCGTCGACTTCTCCGGCGGGGACGTCGAGATCGTCCGGCGGGGTGCGGGCGACACCAGCCGCTTCGAGTAG
- a CDS encoding DUF5997 family protein, which produces MTSHQSAQTMKPATAAKKLGVYLEATPAEFREGVVSRTELNRLQADPPAWLVELRRNGPHPRPVVASKLGVSIAGLARGGVTEPLTTEQIDALKTEDPEWLRKERATQAEVRKETVRIKEKNAEKAEKRDTQEHGSRS; this is translated from the coding sequence ATGACGTCGCACCAGAGCGCCCAGACGATGAAGCCCGCGACCGCGGCGAAGAAGTTGGGTGTGTACCTCGAAGCCACCCCCGCCGAGTTCCGGGAGGGTGTCGTTTCGCGCACCGAACTGAACCGGCTCCAGGCCGATCCGCCCGCATGGCTGGTGGAGCTGCGGCGCAACGGCCCGCACCCCCGGCCCGTCGTGGCGTCGAAGCTCGGAGTGTCCATCGCGGGTCTCGCGCGGGGCGGGGTCACAGAACCTCTCACCACCGAGCAGATCGACGCGCTGAAGACGGAGGACCCCGAGTGGCTCCGGAAGGAGCGCGCGACGCAGGCCGAGGTCCGCAAGGAGACGGTGCGGATCAAGGAGAAGAACGCCGAGAAGGCCGAGAAGCGGGACACGCAGGAGCACGGGTCGCGTTCCTGA
- a CDS encoding glutaminase — MAIMLLSFLPVLERIAEEIEGLSDRGRAADYIPALAAADTSRFGMAVAELDGTVYGVGDWQEPFSTQSVTKVFTLALALAREKDVLWEHVGREPSGNPFNSLVQLEYENGIPRNPFINAGALAVTDRLHRLTADASGTLLDFLREESGNPDLDFDRDVAASETDRGDRNAALAYFMASYGNIVNPVPTLLRQYFRQCSIAASCGDLALATGFLARHGIRADGSRLLTRSQAKQVNAVMLTCGTYDAAGDFAYRVGLPAKSGVGGGIIAVVPGRCTLCVWSPGLDERGNSVAGAAALDRFTTITGLSVF, encoded by the coding sequence ATGGCGATCATGCTGCTGTCCTTCCTGCCCGTCCTCGAGCGCATCGCCGAGGAGATCGAGGGCCTCTCCGACCGAGGCCGGGCCGCCGACTACATTCCGGCACTGGCCGCCGCCGACACGAGCCGCTTCGGGATGGCCGTCGCCGAACTCGACGGGACGGTGTACGGCGTGGGGGACTGGCAGGAGCCGTTCTCCACCCAGTCGGTCACCAAGGTCTTCACGCTCGCTCTGGCCCTTGCCCGCGAGAAAGACGTCCTCTGGGAACACGTCGGCAGGGAGCCGTCCGGCAACCCGTTCAACTCGCTCGTCCAGCTCGAGTACGAGAACGGCATCCCCCGCAATCCGTTCATCAACGCCGGCGCCCTCGCCGTCACCGACCGGCTCCACCGCCTCACCGCCGACGCCTCGGGCACCCTCCTCGACTTCCTGCGGGAGGAGAGCGGCAACCCCGATCTCGACTTCGACCGCGACGTCGCCGCCTCCGAGACCGACCGCGGCGACCGGAACGCCGCACTCGCCTACTTCATGGCCTCCTACGGGAACATCGTCAACCCCGTGCCGACGCTGCTCCGCCAGTACTTCCGGCAGTGCTCGATCGCTGCCTCGTGCGGTGACCTCGCGCTCGCCACCGGCTTTCTCGCCCGCCATGGCATCCGCGCCGACGGCTCACGGCTGCTGACCCGGAGCCAGGCCAAGCAGGTCAACGCCGTCATGCTCACCTGCGGAACGTACGACGCGGCCGGGGACTTCGCCTACCGGGTCGGGCTGCCCGCCAAGAGCGGCGTCGGCGGCGGCATCATCGCCGTGGTCCCCGGCCGGTGCACCCTGTGCGTCTGGAGCCCCGGCCTCGACGAACGCGGCAACTCCGTCGCGGGTGCCGCGGCCCTGGACCGCTTCACCACCATCACCGGCCTGTCCGTCTTCTGA
- a CDS encoding enoyl-CoA hydratase/isomerase family protein, with translation MTATGEPHVLLDTRGRAGFITLNRPKAINALTHAMVRRIDEALTVWEDDPAVETIVITGAGERGLCAGGDIRAIHDDARGGGSASVGFWRDEYRLNARIARYGKPYVAFMDGIVMGGGVGVSAHGSVRVVTERSRVAMPETGIGFVPDVGGTYLLSRAPGELGTHLALTGTPVGAADALLAGLADHYVPSAGLSGLASELTLSPAHEALPRYARPAPAGALADHRDWIDACYAADTVESIIDRLQDSGRTEAKAAADTLQSRSPLALKVTLAALRHARTLDSLESVLDMELRLSCSALRSRDLVEGIRAQVIDKDRSPRWFPPTLTEVTDEVVARYLAGPRDQARRPERAT, from the coding sequence GTGACCGCCACCGGGGAACCGCACGTCCTGCTCGACACACGAGGCCGGGCGGGCTTCATCACCCTGAACCGTCCGAAAGCCATCAACGCCCTCACCCACGCGATGGTGCGCCGGATCGACGAGGCCCTGACGGTGTGGGAGGACGACCCAGCCGTCGAGACGATCGTCATCACGGGCGCCGGGGAACGCGGACTGTGCGCGGGCGGCGACATCCGGGCCATCCACGACGACGCCCGTGGCGGCGGCTCGGCGTCGGTCGGCTTCTGGCGTGACGAGTACCGCCTCAACGCCCGCATCGCCCGGTACGGCAAGCCGTACGTGGCCTTCATGGACGGGATCGTGATGGGCGGCGGCGTGGGCGTCTCCGCCCACGGTTCCGTGCGCGTCGTCACGGAACGCTCCCGCGTCGCCATGCCCGAGACGGGCATCGGCTTCGTCCCCGACGTCGGGGGGACCTACCTGCTCAGCCGCGCTCCGGGCGAGCTGGGTACCCACCTCGCCCTGACCGGCACGCCCGTCGGTGCCGCCGACGCCCTGCTCGCCGGCCTCGCCGACCACTACGTCCCCTCCGCTGGACTGTCCGGGCTGGCGAGCGAGCTGACGCTTTCTCCGGCACACGAGGCACTGCCCCGCTACGCCCGGCCCGCGCCCGCCGGAGCCCTCGCGGATCACCGGGACTGGATCGACGCCTGCTACGCGGCGGACACGGTCGAGTCGATCATCGACCGGCTGCAGGACTCCGGGCGTACGGAGGCGAAGGCAGCCGCCGACACTTTGCAGTCCCGGTCCCCGCTCGCCCTGAAGGTCACCCTCGCCGCCCTCCGTCACGCCCGGACACTCGACTCGCTGGAAAGCGTCCTGGACATGGAGCTCCGGCTCTCGTGTTCCGCACTCCGCTCCCGGGACCTGGTGGAGGGCATCCGCGCACAGGTCATCGACAAGGACCGCAGCCCCCGGTGGTTCCCGCCCACACTCACGGAGGTCACGGACGAGGTCGTCGCGCGCTACCTCGCCGGCCCGCGGGACCAGGCCCGGCGCCCGGAGCGGGCGACTTGA
- a CDS encoding RrF2 family transcriptional regulator, with the protein MRISARTDYAVRAMAELACSPDRPLKAEDIASRQDIPVRFLFVVLSELRQARLVRSVRGPEGGYSLSRPPGEITLADVIRAMDGPLVSVRDLKLTGLEYQGAAAPMPDVWRAVRASLRQILEGTTLADLAAGTLPALVRDRAQEYNDDVRTYP; encoded by the coding sequence GTGAGGATCTCAGCAAGAACGGACTACGCGGTCCGGGCCATGGCGGAATTGGCCTGTTCCCCCGACCGCCCCCTCAAGGCCGAGGACATCGCGAGTCGCCAGGACATACCCGTCCGGTTTCTCTTCGTCGTCCTCAGCGAGTTGCGCCAGGCGCGGCTGGTCCGGAGTGTGCGCGGTCCGGAGGGCGGGTACAGCCTGTCGAGACCCCCCGGCGAGATCACCCTCGCGGACGTCATCCGCGCGATGGACGGACCGCTCGTGAGCGTGCGCGACCTGAAACTGACGGGGCTGGAGTACCAGGGTGCGGCGGCGCCCATGCCGGACGTGTGGCGTGCCGTACGCGCGAGTCTCCGCCAAATCCTGGAGGGCACGACGCTCGCCGATCTGGCGGCCGGGACGCTGCCCGCCCTGGTACGGGACCGGGCTCAGGAGTACAACGACGACGTACGGACGTACCCCTGA
- a CDS encoding DUF6296 family protein yields MGRRERYELTFPVSGDSIVVSRTERKGAGGHPVYADESGIVQAEIDEHGHVRMVASGGHQRPDLPGRAVPLP; encoded by the coding sequence ATGGGACGCAGAGAGCGTTACGAGCTGACCTTCCCCGTGTCAGGTGACTCCATCGTGGTCTCCCGCACCGAGCGCAAGGGAGCCGGCGGGCACCCGGTCTACGCCGACGAGTCCGGCATCGTCCAGGCCGAGATCGACGAACACGGCCACGTGCGCATGGTTGCCAGCGGTGGGCACCAACGCCCTGACCTGCCCGGTCGCGCGGTCCCTCTGCCTTAG